From one Gemmatimonadaceae bacterium genomic stretch:
- the mazF gene encoding endoribonuclease MazF codes for MRAPLNADWVPDRGDVVWLEFDPQAGREQAGRRPAVVLSPASYNAPTGRALCVPVTTKAKGYPFEVALPADCAVQGVAFADQVKCMDWRARHAKLAAVLSASVVAQLLARTRALLE; via the coding sequence GTGAGAGCACCACTCAACGCCGACTGGGTGCCGGACCGCGGCGATGTGGTGTGGCTCGAGTTCGATCCGCAGGCGGGACGGGAGCAGGCGGGCCGTCGCCCTGCGGTCGTGCTGTCGCCGGCGAGTTACAACGCACCGACCGGTCGGGCGCTGTGCGTGCCCGTGACCACGAAGGCGAAGGGGTATCCATTCGAAGTCGCGCTTCCCGCGGACTGCGCAGTGCAGGGCGTGGCGTTCGCCGATCAGGTGAAATGCATGGACTGGCGCGCCCGGCACGCGAAGCTCGCGGCGGTGCTTTCAGCGTCCGTCGTCGCACAACTCCTCGCCCGAACGCGCGCGCTACTCGAGTGA
- a CDS encoding plasmid pRiA4b ORF-3 family protein, producing the protein MAVTRAKKPAARRPKRTPQDVVLRITLEDIEPPIWREIAVLDATTLPELHRAIQIAFQWYDYHLHQFTIGEERYTIPDEELDDFGVPARSALGVTLAQLGLTVGAHFTYEYDFGDSWTHRIEVRAISPAADHTERIPAPLLLDGRRAAPPEDCGGPPGYEELLRVLSDPSDAAHTDMRTWIGPDFDAERFDARAARHALIMAAVWGALR; encoded by the coding sequence ATGGCAGTCACCCGCGCAAAGAAGCCCGCCGCCCGTCGCCCAAAGCGCACACCGCAGGACGTGGTGCTGCGGATCACGCTCGAAGACATCGAGCCTCCGATCTGGCGCGAAATCGCAGTGCTCGACGCGACGACGCTGCCAGAACTCCACCGCGCCATTCAGATCGCGTTTCAGTGGTATGACTACCATCTGCATCAGTTCACGATCGGCGAGGAGCGATACACCATCCCTGACGAGGAGCTCGATGACTTTGGCGTGCCTGCCCGCAGTGCACTTGGCGTGACGCTCGCGCAGCTGGGCCTGACCGTCGGCGCGCACTTCACCTACGAGTATGACTTCGGGGATTCGTGGACGCACCGCATCGAGGTGCGCGCGATCTCGCCAGCGGCCGACCACACCGAACGGATACCAGCGCCGCTGCTCCTGGACGGTCGACGTGCGGCGCCGCCGGAAGACTGTGGAGGGCCTCCTGGGTACGAAGAACTGCTGCGCGTCCTCTCCGACCCATCCGACGCGGCTCACACCGACATGCGCACCTGGATCGGACCGGATTTCGATGCCGAGCGATTCGACGCGCGCGCCGCACGACATGCATTGATCATGGCCGCAGTGTGGGGAGCGCTCCGCTAG
- a CDS encoding AbrB/MazE/SpoVT family DNA-binding domain-containing protein, producing MRTRIRKWGNSLGVRIPSALAEDAHLHEGAEVDVSIREGQLVIVPVLSLAELVSGITAANLPALDVDDAPRGGELW from the coding sequence ATGCGGACGAGAATCCGGAAGTGGGGCAACAGCCTTGGCGTGCGGATCCCGAGCGCACTGGCCGAGGACGCGCACCTGCATGAGGGCGCCGAGGTGGACGTGAGCATCCGGGAAGGGCAGCTGGTGATCGTGCCGGTGCTGTCGCTGGCTGAACTGGTGTCAGGGATCACCGCCGCGAACCTGCCTGCCCTCGACGTGGATGATGCGCCGCGCGGTGGCGAGCTGTGGTGA
- a CDS encoding Rrf2 family transcriptional regulator yields MRLTVMTDYAMRLLMYVARHDDRLCTIPEVAEAYGISDAHLRKITHRLRQMGVLQTVRGVGGGIRLAQPAARINIGAVIREMEPDWNLVECQVSTDNGCVLSGRCGLAVELDAALLAFLHHLDQYTLADVASPTGPLVTIEPARRRHSADRG; encoded by the coding sequence ATGCGCCTGACCGTGATGACCGATTACGCCATGCGCCTCCTGATGTACGTGGCGCGCCACGATGACCGGCTGTGCACGATTCCGGAAGTGGCCGAAGCGTATGGGATCTCCGATGCACACCTGCGAAAGATCACGCACCGGCTCAGACAGATGGGTGTGCTGCAGACGGTTCGCGGCGTGGGTGGTGGCATTCGGCTGGCCCAGCCCGCCGCGCGCATCAACATCGGCGCCGTGATCCGCGAGATGGAGCCTGACTGGAATCTCGTGGAGTGTCAGGTCAGCACCGACAATGGTTGCGTGCTGTCCGGACGCTGTGGTTTGGCCGTCGAACTCGACGCGGCGTTGCTGGCGTTCCTCCATCATCTGGACCAGTACACGCTTGCCGATGTCGCGTCACCGACGGGGCCCCTCGTGACGATTGAACCTGCGCGGCGACGTCACTCGGCGGACAGAGGATGA
- a CDS encoding VOC family protein: MPATPAPIQIVTTGVHHLALRCTDLARSRRFYVEMLGFVPLLDTPSLFIVAAGQTAVAVRAPGPATDSTDTFDPFRVGLDHVALMCADPAELQRVAAALTDWGVEHTGVKTDEVLGKDYVAFRDPDGIKWEVYMQ; this comes from the coding sequence ATGCCCGCCACACCCGCCCCGATTCAGATCGTGACCACCGGCGTCCACCACCTTGCATTGCGGTGTACCGACCTCGCGCGATCGCGGAGGTTCTACGTCGAAATGCTGGGCTTCGTCCCACTGCTTGACACGCCAAGCCTGTTCATCGTGGCGGCGGGCCAGACGGCGGTCGCCGTCCGCGCGCCGGGGCCGGCCACCGACAGCACCGACACCTTCGACCCGTTCCGTGTTGGCCTCGACCACGTCGCGCTCATGTGCGCCGATCCTGCCGAGCTGCAGCGGGTGGCCGCGGCACTCACGGACTGGGGGGTGGAGCACACGGGCGTCAAGACCGACGAGGTGCTCGGCAAGGATTACGTGGCGTTCCGGGACCCGGATGGCATCAAGTGGGAGGTGTACATGCAGTGA
- a CDS encoding CPBP family intramembrane metalloprotease, protein MRTPGRGQGDECAAAPANECAPPVRSPLNFFGLVFALSVPFWLAGAVSDLQLMPGLSVSALMTFCPMAAALILVHREGGGARVAELLSRSFDFERIRSKRWYIPVLFLMAGVNLAVYGVMVGLGMPLPSPQIQLTSASLMFVAFFAGALGEELGWSGYITGQLQRRWNALQTGLILALVAVLWHLPALLLVHRSPRWIAWWCLYAVAARILIVWLFNNTGQSVCAVALFHATLNLSYMLFPVYGSHFDMRIAGVIMVLAAAIVIAVWQPDTLARRPQFSRPP, encoded by the coding sequence ATGAGAACGCCCGGCAGAGGGCAAGGCGATGAGTGCGCCGCTGCGCCGGCGAACGAGTGCGCGCCGCCGGTCCGGTCGCCGCTGAACTTCTTCGGGCTGGTCTTCGCGCTCTCCGTTCCGTTCTGGCTGGCTGGCGCCGTGTCGGACCTCCAGTTGATGCCTGGGCTTTCGGTGAGTGCGCTGATGACCTTCTGTCCCATGGCCGCTGCGCTGATCCTCGTTCACCGGGAGGGCGGTGGTGCGCGGGTGGCCGAACTGCTCAGCAGGTCCTTCGACTTCGAACGCATCCGATCGAAGCGCTGGTACATCCCTGTTCTGTTCCTGATGGCCGGGGTCAACCTGGCGGTGTACGGTGTGATGGTCGGGTTGGGCATGCCCCTTCCATCGCCGCAGATCCAGCTGACCTCGGCATCGCTGATGTTCGTGGCGTTCTTCGCCGGTGCCCTTGGTGAGGAACTGGGCTGGTCGGGCTATATCACAGGCCAGCTGCAGCGCCGATGGAACGCGCTGCAGACCGGCCTGATTCTGGCGTTGGTAGCGGTCCTGTGGCACCTCCCGGCACTGCTGCTGGTGCACCGGTCACCACGCTGGATCGCCTGGTGGTGCTTGTACGCCGTGGCGGCACGGATCCTCATCGTCTGGCTCTTCAACAACACGGGCCAGAGTGTGTGTGCCGTAGCGCTATTCCATGCGACGCTGAACCTCAGCTACATGTTGTTCCCGGTCTACGGCTCACACTTCGACATGCGTATCGCCGGCGTGATCATGGTGCTCGCTGCCGCCATCGTCATCGCGGTGTGGCAGCCTGACACACTGGCGCGACGGCCGCAGTTCAGCCGGCCACCGTGA
- a CDS encoding biotin/lipoyl-binding protein, whose product MTRVRIRGRTVGLIAFTIGLLAVFVFVALRSGPLAPVPVTIGSVDSGAVTPALFGIGTIQSRFSYRIGPTAPGRVQRVLVDVGDAVTAGQLLGEIDPVDLDDRIRAQEALVGRNRAALAEARARQQYARVEGERYEQLFAARSTSEEVVAALASVDAASQAADTSAERQHAHGAVGYLQVLVAWKQSRQAQSNVIAARAQRLFDSVQYDRAAGGTAGPVPTTPVIGKERECDANRWANRAKVVRRWP is encoded by the coding sequence ATGACCCGCGTCCGCATCCGGGGGCGCACCGTCGGGCTGATCGCCTTCACCATCGGCCTGCTGGCCGTCTTCGTGTTCGTCGCCCTTCGCTCCGGGCCACTGGCGCCGGTGCCGGTGACCATCGGCAGCGTCGATTCCGGCGCAGTGACACCCGCCCTGTTCGGCATCGGCACGATCCAGTCGCGGTTCAGTTACCGCATCGGGCCCACCGCGCCCGGTCGCGTGCAGCGAGTCCTCGTCGACGTGGGCGATGCGGTGACGGCCGGACAGCTGCTGGGCGAAATCGACCCGGTGGACCTCGACGACCGGATTCGCGCACAGGAGGCGTTGGTCGGCCGCAACCGTGCGGCGCTCGCCGAGGCACGGGCACGACAGCAGTACGCTCGCGTGGAGGGCGAGCGCTACGAGCAGCTGTTCGCGGCGCGGTCAACCAGTGAGGAAGTGGTCGCAGCACTCGCGAGTGTCGACGCCGCATCGCAGGCGGCAGACACATCCGCGGAGCGTCAGCATGCGCACGGTGCGGTTGGCTACCTGCAGGTACTCGTGGCATGGAAGCAGTCGCGACAGGCGCAGAGCAATGTGATCGCCGCTCGTGCTCAGCGACTGTTCGACAGCGTCCAGTACGATCGGGCTGCCGGGGGCACGGCGGGGCCCGTGCCGACGACACCGGTGATTGGCAAGGAGAGAGAGTGTGATGCCAACCGGTGGGCGAATCGCGCCAAAGTCGTCAGGCGCTGGCCATGA
- a CDS encoding TetR/AcrR family transcriptional regulator: MRKSTNSLPADERRLATVETVIALAGSTNPGDITTTAIAAEMGLTQGALFRHFPTKDSIIEAVIEWVVEHLMARVDTAAGSASAPLAALEAVFLAHIDFVARHPGVPRIVFGQLQHAGQTAAKGMVQAMLRRYGQRVAALLADARDRGEVDAALDVEAATTLFIGTIQGLVMQSLLHGDVRQILSDAPRVFQIYRRGIATAR, from the coding sequence ATGCGGAAATCCACAAACAGCCTCCCCGCCGACGAACGCCGATTGGCCACGGTCGAGACCGTCATTGCCCTCGCAGGGTCCACCAACCCCGGGGACATCACCACCACCGCGATCGCCGCAGAGATGGGGCTGACGCAGGGTGCCCTCTTCCGCCATTTCCCAACCAAGGACTCCATCATCGAGGCCGTCATCGAGTGGGTGGTCGAGCACTTGATGGCCCGCGTCGACACGGCCGCCGGCTCGGCGAGCGCGCCGCTGGCGGCACTCGAGGCGGTGTTCCTCGCGCACATCGATTTCGTCGCACGGCACCCCGGCGTTCCCCGCATCGTCTTCGGGCAGCTGCAGCACGCCGGGCAGACGGCCGCGAAGGGCATGGTCCAGGCGATGCTGCGGCGCTACGGACAGCGCGTCGCGGCGTTGCTCGCAGACGCCCGTGACCGAGGCGAGGTCGACGCCGCGCTCGACGTCGAGGCGGCGACCACGCTCTTCATCGGCACCATTCAGGGGCTGGTGATGCAGTCGCTCCTGCATGGCGACGTGCGCCAGATCCTGTCCGATGCACCTCGCGTCTTCCAGATCTACCGGCGCGGCATCGCCACTGCACGATGA
- a CDS encoding alpha/beta fold hydrolase, translating into MLAVHYRVAAPARRGHGQSQVPSTPFTLDEVTNDAGLLDSLHLDTMTLGGLSFGGNEITWFAERLAARVSRLVCLDAAFEQSGPGHAAVCSSLPSLPEAAMSATPYARPALAGRSRDLQSLVVRGLVGLLSSHTTVAYCLNPNRSSSHSPRVASLLAAGVHNVSPLIDRGSSCSRSSAARSLGSPSLHCHCHCHCHCHCHCHCHCHTATATIGCHSGPARHRRPNPCTFARARIAMASTRRWASARSTSR; encoded by the coding sequence GTGCTGGCCGTGCACTATCGCGTCGCCGCGCCGGCACGACGGGGGCACGGCCAGTCACAGGTGCCATCCACGCCGTTCACGCTCGACGAAGTGACGAACGATGCGGGCCTGCTCGACTCGCTGCACCTCGACACGATGACGCTCGGCGGGCTCTCGTTCGGTGGCAACGAGATCACGTGGTTCGCGGAGCGGTTGGCCGCGCGAGTGTCGCGGCTCGTGTGTCTCGACGCCGCGTTCGAGCAAAGCGGGCCCGGGCATGCCGCGGTCTGCTCATCCTTGCCGTCGCTACCCGAGGCGGCAATGTCGGCGACGCCGTACGCGAGGCCGGCCCTGGCCGGCCGGAGCCGGGATCTGCAGAGCCTTGTCGTGCGTGGGCTGGTCGGACTTCTCAGCTCGCATACCACCGTGGCATACTGCCTGAACCCGAATCGATCATCGTCTCACTCCCCGCGGGTCGCATCCCTTCTGGCCGCCGGGGTGCACAACGTCTCCCCTCTGATTGACCGAGGCTCGTCATGCAGCCGATCGAGCGCCGCACGTTCGTTGGGATCGCCCTCGCTGCACTGCCACTGCCACTGCCACTGCCACTGCCACTGCCACTGCCACTGCCACTGCCACACCGCCACGGCAACGATCGGTTGCCACAGTGGTCCCGCCCGTCACCGCCGTCCGAACCCGTGTACGTTCGCGCGGGCACGGATCGCGATGGCGTCCACAAGACGCTGGGCATCAGCACGATCGACTTCAAGGTGA
- a CDS encoding SEL1-like repeat protein, with translation MWPSRPSFTEMMPRLWRAPALHACRVPPASPVRVMTCNRRGSILTAVLVSRTRRPPRHVVAFMPFFRCNAVPSALGLVLTIAAASVASAQYGDAYHAPDYNRLRQMADARAAASLAEHYARIAPTPRARTAGTAGGRTPASDPNSWAMTGRITAQRRDGARVDARLAAYEAKDARLRALIAERKLQIVPADFDRLVQAALDAGFDAYWASRRFGNSREEFTARQAMIAASFNPEPTVTRRSGPVPPDCQGACSTTIVASDGSVYTGNIRAGAPNGRGRYQRPSGDVYIGTFADGQMNGPMRIEFADGAVYEGATANNRMEGEGKFTWADGSVAIGRFERGLQVSGRVEHSDTHDVFEGVFDSSGAPSIGTYRAKTFTYTGEYRNGMRSRGTIDLGDQVHVGVYDALGRLRYGRVTMKDDGVVTEGFYDEATRRHGYVVDALRDGSAIEAIFEHDRRVGPVIRTRSNGDVITGTTAMPGYQIFGMMRTADGTVTPTGLTVGAEYVTLLPAENARAREIAAQAAAVLLAERARYRALIEQDGAVQPAQVAQATQVARAAVPADRRTSPPVAPARATAPVDSLDAACNARNGRACVELGVALTDGTGVPIDLPRGALLFQKACTYDDGRGCMLWAYALNHGRGVAQNYTGGLTANARSCAMEYGLGCNNLGAMYLLGSGVTRDERKAFDFYAKACTLRTGVGCRNVGILHADAATLPHDRALAVAEFTKGCRFGDLDSCNKQAWHLEQGLGTPRNIDEARRLYAKACDGGFQLACDNGRKLP, from the coding sequence GTGTGGCCCTCGCGGCCTTCATTCACCGAAATGATGCCTCGGCTTTGGCGAGCACCAGCCCTGCATGCCTGTCGAGTCCCGCCTGCCTCACCCGTTCGAGTGATGACGTGCAACAGGCGCGGCAGTATTCTCACCGCTGTGCTCGTCTCCCGCACGCGCCGTCCACCCCGTCACGTCGTCGCCTTCATGCCGTTCTTTCGGTGCAACGCAGTCCCGTCGGCGCTCGGTCTGGTGTTGACCATCGCAGCGGCATCAGTGGCATCAGCACAGTACGGCGATGCCTACCATGCGCCTGACTACAATCGCCTGCGCCAGATGGCCGACGCGCGGGCAGCGGCGTCGCTGGCCGAGCACTACGCCCGGATCGCGCCCACGCCACGCGCGCGTACAGCCGGAACGGCTGGTGGGCGAACGCCAGCCTCCGACCCGAACTCCTGGGCGATGACCGGCCGCATCACGGCGCAGCGTCGGGATGGTGCACGAGTGGACGCACGGCTCGCCGCCTATGAGGCGAAGGACGCGCGCCTTCGCGCGTTGATCGCGGAGCGGAAGCTGCAGATCGTGCCCGCTGACTTCGATCGCCTCGTGCAGGCCGCACTCGACGCCGGGTTCGATGCCTACTGGGCGTCCCGGCGATTCGGCAATTCGCGAGAGGAGTTCACGGCTCGCCAGGCCATGATCGCGGCGAGCTTCAATCCGGAGCCCACGGTAACTCGTCGGTCAGGCCCGGTCCCTCCCGATTGTCAGGGCGCCTGTAGCACGACGATCGTCGCGTCGGATGGTTCTGTCTACACCGGCAACATTCGCGCGGGTGCGCCGAATGGCCGCGGGCGGTATCAGCGTCCCTCCGGCGACGTGTACATCGGCACGTTCGCTGATGGACAGATGAACGGCCCGATGCGCATCGAATTTGCGGACGGCGCTGTGTACGAGGGCGCCACCGCGAACAACCGGATGGAGGGTGAGGGCAAGTTCACGTGGGCCGATGGGAGCGTCGCCATCGGTCGTTTCGAGCGAGGTCTGCAGGTTTCCGGACGCGTCGAGCATAGCGACACGCACGATGTCTTCGAGGGCGTGTTCGACTCGAGTGGTGCACCGTCCATCGGGACATACCGCGCAAAGACGTTCACCTACACGGGTGAATATCGTAACGGCATGCGGTCGCGTGGCACCATTGACTTGGGTGATCAGGTCCACGTGGGCGTCTACGACGCACTCGGACGTTTGCGCTACGGTCGGGTGACGATGAAGGACGACGGCGTGGTCACGGAAGGGTTCTACGACGAGGCAACGCGGCGGCACGGGTACGTGGTGGATGCGCTGAGGGACGGAAGCGCCATCGAGGCCATCTTCGAGCACGATCGACGGGTCGGGCCGGTGATCCGTACCCGGAGCAATGGGGACGTCATCACGGGCACCACGGCCATGCCGGGGTACCAGATTTTCGGCATGATGCGCACCGCCGACGGCACCGTGACGCCGACCGGATTGACGGTCGGGGCGGAGTATGTCACCCTGCTGCCGGCCGAAAATGCGCGGGCACGCGAGATCGCCGCGCAGGCTGCGGCGGTGCTGTTGGCGGAGCGCGCGCGATACCGGGCGCTCATCGAACAGGATGGCGCCGTGCAGCCAGCGCAGGTCGCGCAGGCGACGCAGGTGGCGCGGGCCGCAGTGCCAGCAGACCGCCGGACGTCACCTCCCGTCGCACCCGCACGCGCCACCGCGCCCGTCGACTCACTCGACGCCGCGTGTAACGCGCGCAACGGACGCGCCTGCGTCGAACTCGGTGTCGCGCTGACCGACGGCACGGGGGTCCCGATCGATCTCCCCCGTGGTGCACTCCTGTTTCAGAAGGCCTGCACGTACGACGACGGTCGCGGGTGCATGCTGTGGGCCTATGCGCTCAATCATGGTCGTGGCGTGGCCCAGAACTATACGGGCGGCCTCACCGCCAACGCGCGGTCCTGTGCGATGGAGTACGGCCTCGGATGCAACAACCTTGGTGCGATGTATCTGCTGGGGAGCGGTGTGACACGCGACGAGCGGAAGGCGTTCGATTTCTACGCGAAGGCCTGTACGCTCCGCACCGGCGTGGGGTGCCGAAACGTCGGCATACTGCACGCCGACGCCGCGACGCTCCCGCATGATCGTGCTCTCGCCGTCGCCGAGTTCACGAAGGGATGCCGCTTCGGTGATCTCGATAGCTGCAACAAGCAGGCGTGGCACCTCGAGCAGGGGCTCGGCACCCCCCGAAACATCGACGAGGCGCGACGACTGTATGCGAAGGCGTGCGACGGTGGTTTTCAGTTGGCGTGTGACAACGGCAGGAAACTTCCGTGA
- a CDS encoding cupin domain-containing protein, with amino-acid sequence MLAIENTNRGRGGPAKHLHLAQDELFCVIEGEYVIMIGDQRFDLKPGDTIMAPRGVPHVWAYMGHTVGRMLITFTPPGAMEDFFRLVSKGNSMPVQDPALWRAHGMELLGPPLPV; translated from the coding sequence ATGCTCGCCATCGAGAACACGAACCGTGGCAGGGGCGGGCCAGCGAAACACCTGCACCTCGCTCAGGACGAACTGTTCTGCGTCATCGAGGGCGAATACGTGATCATGATTGGTGATCAGCGATTCGACCTGAAGCCTGGTGACACGATTATGGCGCCGCGAGGCGTGCCGCACGTCTGGGCGTACATGGGGCACACAGTCGGCCGGATGCTGATCACGTTCACGCCACCGGGAGCCATGGAAGACTTCTTCCGCCTGGTATCGAAGGGCAATTCGATGCCGGTCCAGGACCCAGCACTCTGGAGAGCGCATGGCATGGAGCTGCTCGGACCGCCATTGCCGGTGTAG